AATGCAGTTTAACATCTAACtctaaaaaaaaacattcaatACTCAATACTATATTCACAAATTCCCTCCAATTTAGTGTTCAGTTTGGCAGCAATCCTATCTCGTTTAGTTACCTCAGCAGCAACAATTCGCACCATCAAATCTCCAAGTTTCTTCTTAACCACTAGCCTGCACACAACATCCACATCTAGCATGTGGTGAATCAGCACCGCCTCTCCATTGTCAACATCAGCAATGATGCGAGACACCAGCCATTTCTCCTCCTTTTCAATTAGAAAGATGTTGTGCCTCATTTTTTGGATCTTTCGTTTGGCGTTGCGATGGATACGTCGTGCTTCTCCTAGCTGTCTCAGCACCTCATCCCTTGCAACTTTGCAGAGACTGATCTGATTTTCCATATTAAACCTCTTTCTGAAGGTGCAGAGGCGTGCAACCGCTTCATGGCTCTGCTTGATGAAGGCAGCCTTCTTCGCGCCTTTGCTTTTAGTGCCCCGATCCTCCTGCCCAGGAAACGAGCCTTGGATTGTTGTTTCTCAGCAAACCATGGTTTGGAACTCTTGCTTTTGGCTTGTGAGGTGACGCAATTTCCTGAGTGGATACATTTTGTAGTGTGAGTGTGAGTGAATGAGTTGGGCGCCAATTCCGAGACTCTTTATCTAGTAAAAAATTTTACTTGCAAAATCATCCACATGTTATCTAAAATCTCTTAATCTCTTTTACTATACATAACTAGTATTACTCGCGTGTGATGCACgacaaacaaaattatattttttagaatattatatttagaaaataaaattctataagttacttatattattatctaaaataactctaataaagataatagcattaaaatgaagataaaatcATCTTAAAATTGGAGGCATATAAAATGAATGACcaagatcttgacaaaacctttttaactaacgattattattatctatttaaaaaatttccaccaaaatatctagatatttttctttcaaattttctagtAGTTTTGAAAggatttttggaacttttaattactttttactgatttgcatttcataatatatttttgtgagacgttaattgactgtaaatccacaaactattagtgaattttgctattttttcaactatataaagttgcaatataaatacataaactttagctcATTCCAAAATTTtccctgaattttaatttcgtttatacatgacaaaattaaagatgatataatatatacacattatattaaaataacttatacaaaatttctactgaaatatacacagtactaatatatatatatatatatatatatatatatatatatatatgtgtgtgtgtgtgtgtgtgagagagtgcgttaatatattatatctatatctattatatatatatatatatatatatatatatatatttaatgaatatatagtttaattttaaaatttgtattttgataaaattaacaaatacaacctagcaaatatgaaatttaaaatttgtcatGATCAAGGatcataacattttaaaatttgtttattttattttgtcttttcatatttttatattaatattttttattataacaatttaatgcaattacaaagattaaacttatatttgttcattttagaactctttagcttaaaatataaatttgtagatatatatatatatatatatatcttaaaaatagaatttctaatatggtttacatttattaaatttttagtacgtttttgtatgaatttattattattattattattattattattattattattattattattattattattattattattattattattattattatctagtGTAGacgaaattgataaaaaaaaaatagaaacaaaagattatttccaaaaatagtaAGATGATTTTTGACAGGAAAACataacttactatttttgaaagtggttgagcttatatatataaatattgtcaaatcattcaatctCTCTAGGGACATTGACGATCTCAAATGCGTTTTCAacgattttaaaattgagaagCTCCTTTTAGTATAACAGTATGTCAATAACTGGCATTGTcagcataattttatatttcgatttgaactttgaagttttaatataatataaatttgacaataaGTTATATTGCCCaatattttttagtatatataaagtctataattaatgagatatatttaaaattttgggccctcaaaattatgttacaaaattattatcaaattaatttgaaattgattttaaattgaactttGAATTTTTGACAATAAATTAGGTTATCTAAATTTTTTAGTATACATAAAAGCCTATAATTAATgggatatattaaaaaattgggcCCTCAATTTTTTGGGGCCCTGGGCCGTCGCCCATGCCCGCCCGccctcagggccggccctgtcTATATAGCAACCGTGTGTATCATAAGcatatttatatttgaaaattttttaattcattattttcgagaaaaaaaagttaaaaattcgACCACTAATAACATTTCAAATCTTCAATTTCATAATGAGCCATATGCTGTCACACACACACGCCCGTACATACGAAGGGGAGGGGAGAAAAGCACATAAATATTATAGtaatatgtaaaaaataaaattaacaaatagaTACATGTGCGAGCTCTTGCGTGCGCCTCGTCACTCTATAGATATAAACTTTTCAAGTACTATAAAATACATACTTCATCTcaacttttaatatatttttttaattttaatatgtcccatattttaatatttaactttatttataataaaaatagatgtaatttttaattcacTTTAATCACTTTAACACGTTTATAAAGATGAGACTCTTATTTCACTCATAACAcatttaatcattttattaaaatttaatcgtgccatttttaaatattaaaaattgaaatagagTTACTGATAACGTGCtggcaataaaaaaaattagaggcAAAATGAGATGTATCCCTTTTGAAAgataaaacataaaatatacccatttttttaaaaataataaaatctacCCACTTAGGACATTTTTGCCCTTATGTATAATTCGCGCATTGCTCGACACTGAAGCACTTAGGACAAAAAGCATGATCAAGTTTCATTTTTGGTTTGTCCTACGAAGTTTGACCAGTTTTTTTATATGGCGAGAAAATAACTATTTATTCACATTTAcacctaccacatttaacacacaaaatattaatttcttaaaatctgtgtcgaAAAGAATTTGGTCATACTTCATggtacggagggagtaatatttatttaaagatgaattaaaataagagagaaagacaTAACAAGCCCATTACAAATAGTAGACCTCTTATATAGCAAGGAAGATAAAAAAGGGAGTTTTATGGGCAAAATATATAGAAAGACTAATATAcccttattaaatttaaaaagaaaaggaaaagataTAGAAATATTGGAACTTCATCTCTCTCACTACCATTTTTCTCGGTTGAAACAAAAGGCAAAAGAATAGAAACTTGCCAATAGAAACCCTCTTCACGCCCAATAGCTCGATCTCTCCCAGTCTGAAACTTGCCAGCGCGCGGCAGCGAGTCTTCCATGTCCGGCGAGCCCTCCATGGCCGACAgaactccctctctctcgtcaCTTTGAAATTCTCGGCGAGCTCTCTATTTCCAGCTAAATCCCTTCGTTTTCGGCTCTCTTTCCGGCAAAATCCTTCTCGAAATCCCACCCTCTGGCGAAATCTCCTCCACCGACGCTCTAGCAATGAGCACTAATTCTTCGCCGTCTAAGTCGACGGTGGAAGGAGAGCTGCCGAACTCGCTACTGCCGCAGACGAAATGTGACTCCAAAAGGCGACCTCCGCCGAAGTCAGCGGCCGATGAAGAGTCGGCGACGGCGGAGGAGGAGACCACTGCTGCAGAGGATGAAGTATTAGCACCGGCGAACGAACCACATCCTCCGGTGAGTATTTATGGTGTAAAACGATTGTTTATAGGTTGTGTGTGTTGAGGAATTGTTGATGATTGTTTATACGTTGGTGACTTTGAACTCCAATCTAAGATATATAGATGCGTGTTGCTATTGTTTATACGTTCTCTGTGTTGATGATTTATCATTGAAATGATGATGAGATTGTTGGTTTGTGGCTGAGTTTGCATTTGCTTGTTGTTTTGTTGCTCGTCATTCGACTGTTGGAATTGAATTAACGCACAGTTGAAATACACAGTTGATATGAAGTACACAATTGATACAGAATATACAATTGAGCTTACACAGTTGATATCCTCTACACAGTTGGATATTTGATTTATGTATTTGTTTTACCTTTATTGCAGCCTAGGTTTACATGGGCGAGACCATTAATGCAAGGATATAAGGGCCGTATCAACCAATATGTGCGCGATGAGGTTGTGGAGCATGTGAGGTTGACATTAGAGGAAGTAGGTGGCGAGGAAGCTATTGAGAGATTCAAGGAAGGTCCATTTGGTCATTTCCTTGATTTGAGGATAGGAAATAGTGCTAATAATGCGCTACATGAGCTTATGGCCCACGAGCTAGAAGATGCTACCTTCTCAGAGCAGGAGAGATGGTTTCACATTGGTGGAACTGATATTGTATTCACTGCACCTAATATTAAAggtaaaacataattaaaatgacATACCTAATAACAGCACAAGCGTGGCGACAAGGTATGTTGTCCAACTCGAACTCGCGGCAATCACATGGACCAAGACCAACTGCAAGAGGAAATATTCCCTCATTCCCGTCCTTAGTAACAGCGAGAAACATAATCCCTTTATTCCTTCCCTTAAGATGTGTCCCATCTACTACGATGACGGGGCGCAAATGATTATGAAATGCATTAATCGACTGTCCAAGAGCAAGAAACATATAGCGAAACTCACCATCTTGAGTAGTTTGAATATCATATACCGTCCCAGAATTACGCTCTCTCAACATATAAAGATACGATGGGAGCCTTTGGTAAGACTGCTCAAACCCGCCATATGTCATCTCTATCGCAATATTTCTCGATCGCAGAGCAAACTTATAATTCATATCAATGCCAAATAGCCTGAGCATCTCAGCCATCATCTCTTTCGGCTTCAAAACAACCCCTTCAGTGGACAATCTACGTGCAAAGTATGTAGCAATAACTTTAGCTGGCATATGTCTCGGTGCTGTGCGGCTCAACTCTGATTGACAATTATGGTCCGGTTGAAACTTAATAATTCTCCAAATTCCAGCAGCCTGGACTGCACGTAGCTTAAACGTGCATTGCTTAGAATGCTTGCAAACGTAACCTACACGTATGCTATTGGACCGATCCGAACTGTACTCTACTTTCTGCTCCATGTGATACAGTCCCACTGCAATTGCCAACTCATCCTTCGACCCAAATGTGGCATTCATGGATAACTGCCCTTTGTCTACAAAAGATGGTTCATCCCAACGTAATGGTAATGCACTATCCAAATTAGGAATTGCAATCATCCAATTACGTTGTTCATCACTCGCTgaattatcatcatcatcatcacgaTGGGCGTCTGCACCTGCATGATGCTTAGATGTTAAATTATGTTGCCCGATAAGTCTCTCGAGGTGCCCCGGTTGGCGAATCCAACATTCATATTCATGTATGCTTGATTTCACGATCTCTTCCCGGCGCTTGTCATCCTCATCATCTGATGACTCTGAATCGTCATCATCTGCTTCATTCTGATCTACATCATCTTCTCCGGGTAAGACAGTAGAACGCTGTGAATCGTTGTGATATGGGACACTTGCTGGTGCTGACTGATTACCTTTCTTGATAACATAAACTACTGGATAGTCATTCTGTTCTACAAGCAATCGAAAAAAATCAGTATCACTCTTCAAGGAAACCTTTGTCTTCCTATCATTGCCCGTGCTCGTCGTGTAGTAAATCAAATAATCTGAAGTTGCATCGCTATCCACTTGCTCGTGAATCTCTTTTACTAGATTATCATAAGATAATTGACCCACGGGCATGTATACCATAACCTCATCCCCACCTATGTAATCTGATCTATCCCAATGTCCACTATGACGAATAACGACACGCCGCGAAGACATGTCtgcaaaaaaaattgtcaattaATAATTGTGTCCTTAATACTATAACagtgtcacagcccactatcccaatgacgggttaaccggggttatgacttgggtgaacaataagaaatgaaaatttaaaagggatttaccaaataaccaacattaataacaacaaactagtggtatatatatatataaccacttaggtaattaacaaatgagccagccataacgactaaaccccaaatgaaagttaaacaaaatgaaggagtaataagttccacaatacgataacaaattcagagtgtttgcagcggaaaaacgtgtgagttatgcatatggagatgcatactcaaggtttcattacataaacatcaaaaggaaaatccgctcaacaccaatccattccatcgcctgctcaacctgcacatttagaaatacatgcagggctgagtataaaaatactcagtgacataagccgaaaatacaacatgcatacatatataaattgaactgccataacagtaacacacaggggttttcataaatgacctgcgcttactaaaacatttcattcattttcataaaggtggatgcatcccattttcagtctatatgatccatatctgccctttctatcacgcgccgggaaggaggcctccttaccacggacgccaagaccggtcgcaagcgactcgcggtctccatgaatgtacacgttaaccctagctagcgacctttgtctagcataggatcccaattggatttcctttaaagttggcgaaccaacacagataggatacatataaaaacataaacattttggcagtcaatcatttcataaacatttcattttcataacattttcattttcataaagggcattaaacatataaacatttcataagaactgaataaatagtcaaaacatatcatgcatatatattcgcatatgaggcctacgtcacgcaggggatctctatatacgtaataataaaataatgcccacctcaattgttcttaaagctggcgtggaatcgtttcttcttctgcttcactttctgtcgcccggaccttcattgatgaagagtcgataagttcgtgaagaaattgtcataagacaaagtctaattctacgtgcctagggtatcttttaaagttttagggttctagcagcatccatattaatctcgtttcattcaatcaataaaatgtaatcacttatcatgtaactatcatataggttcgaacccaattgttcgaacatcaacatgtacataatccataacctcccttttacacccgtcatttagtcaagtactccatcaattaagaacaattcATATATTATCATcctgaaaatttaatcattataaaccatgctttctcatacttcgtacattttcatcacttaaataaataaatcatttaaaaacacatgcttagtaatttaatatctcaattaaatcccaagctcatttgataaagtaaatcatatacttaatcattctataacacaattccacataaatagtctcaatatattttttttaaaacatgaagccattctaataggacattttaattccattttaatggaattactcataaaataatttaatcctttttcttttaaaagaaaccatatttataatattctatacatttttttttatgtaaataaataagaaattccattattcatttataagtaataaaacattttaaaatccattgagatgaaataaaacattttaaccaaaaaaaaaaaatccatactcgtaagctttgaaaataattttatcatataataaatggggcttaatcccaaaatatttgctttaaagtccattaataatttaaataatagaatggacttcgtttagaataaataatcccaactttaaatattaaaatttaaatcaagagatttaaattcacaaaaataatttagtgaaaattcaaacatttttttttaaagaaataaggccaaaattcgtaggcctatatttaaaacaatagcccaaccatttaaataaaattagcccacacaactaaaataaaaacccatcaattaagaacaaaaaGGGCCCagcagaattaaaataaaatcggcccacatagaaataaaaatcggcccactctctttcttttttttataaaaattttcggcccacaTACAAGCCCAAAACCTTGAGCCCAACCTAAACACTAACCCTAACATAACACACATAtatcacacacacaaacacataacacacgcacacacacagcaCATCAGCCGCTCTCTCTCATTCTCACGCCTCTCTCCTCTCCCGACTCTCTCTCTGCTCGGTCGagtgcggcgccgcctccggcgcgccacCTCGCCGAGCACCTCCCTTCCCCCTCTCATCTCTCTGACCTCCTCCGtccgcctccctctctctctgttcTCTCCCCCCTCGCCGGAATCGATGCATGCGCCTCGCCGTGAAGGAGCTCGGCCGCCGTCCGTCGCCTCCTCCGTCGTTCGTCTGGCTGGAATTGCGGTGGAGGCCGAGCCTTGCCTCGCCGGGAAGGTAGGCTCCAGATCTGAGCTCCCCCTCTTTTCCTCTTTTCCGGCCGACCAGGAACAGCTCGGTGCTTCCGCCGCCGTGTCGCCGCTGCCGATGCCGCCGCGTCGTCGTCACCGGAGAAGATAAgtcctcccttctctctctctctcttcccctttttttttaaacttaatctctctctctctctcgttttggCAGAACAGGGGCTAGGCGACCCTGCCGCCGTTGCCGGCGCCGAGCAGCCGCCTGCTGCTCTCTCCTTCCCCTCTCACGACTCCGacagcacacacacaaaacaaagTACAAGAAACTCTCCAAATTTCAGTCCAGAATTTACAAGTAGCAAAGTTAGGGTTTTAAAAATCTGTTCTTTCATCATTTCTACTTACAAACACTGATCTGtacttgtaatagattagagaatatagtaaaatgtgtgcgtgtgtattattctgttCTTCTTTTATGCTTGATTCGATAttaactagaaaaaaaaaatataaagagaaaTTTGGAGTAACCTCGATGTAGCTGGTATTTGGTGTCTAGCTGGAATCTGTGAATTTTAATTCAAGCATAAGAACGTATAGTTTGGATCAGAATGTTAGAAACTGAAAATTAATGGAGTATTAAAGCAAGTTTTACCTCTTGAGGTTTAGTGTAAGAGCTTTGAATGAAGTCAATCTCTTCTTTGGCTATTGAAGAACTAAGGAGGAATGGGAGGAATGTTGGCTGCTGATTTTggttaaataaaattaagttgTATGTTGAGATGTTAAAGGTGTAGAAGATGGCTGGCAAAAGGAATGGGCTGATCTGGTAAAGAATCTCTTTATTTAGTGGAatggttggcatatgatgagtgtttccaacaccatcaatttatttaagagtaagagtaagatggatgtggaaatgaaaagtatgtgtaggtgctagatgaatgtgatgaataaaatccttattctgtatttgtaatactaatttcgggttcccatataacgaagcttcgttataactctctataaattacatattttataactcgttttataagtcgaaaattaattacgacttcaagtaaataatagaaatactatttctatcgtatataaattaaataacatgactttgctaagtcagttataatccgaaataataattattgactactcaataatcctttaaatttcaaacggattcaaataataataagaatttagcacatcaaaacacatatataacaattaaatcacatcagataaatcaaatcagttttattattaatggatgccgaaccctaattattaagtctttaatcagtgattaaaaactgggatatgacaAACAGTGTACTCTTAATTGTGTCGTGTTAAACACAAATTCATTTTCAGATTGTCTATTATTAATGTAGTCATATAATGTGAGAGAGTGTATCTCAAATTGAAAAATCGGCAAATCATAATGTTGGTTCAAATATTTAACTAATTGTGTCATCAAGAACTGAACTGTGTACTCATAACTGTGTGCACACAACTGTGCTTTCAAACACTAATTGTGTTGTCAAGAACAACAATGTACTCTCAATTGTCTCTTAACTGTGTAATCGAACTGTGTACTTTCAATTGTGTGTTAGTAAACacaaacaaatatatatttaaattgagCAAGTATAAAATGATGATGTTTATAGTCATCTACAAGTAACTGTGTCCTTAAGAACACAATGTGTATTTTCAACTGTGTCCTTAATAAGACGCActtatttcaatttattattCTTTAATATGGTCCTAAACATGataaaacttaattttttttggtttaaaaataaaaaattattaagatCATCTAAACATACTTTCAACTGTGTCCTTTAGAAGTATGCAACTGTGTACTTAAGAAcacaatgaaaaaaataaaaatacatgcacGAAATACACAATGAAATCGTttattacagattacaacataCCTATATCACTTCAGGGGCAAAATGACTCCGAACCAAACTTGTTTCAATTAATACAttcaaagatgaagatgatttcTTTACACATGTAGcaccattttttttaacaaGATCTGAAAAATTACAAGATCAGATAGttacgaagagagagaaatggagGATTGtgttgaagagagagaaagagtgttgaagagagagagggaagagtTGAGTGTGTTTCACGCAGAGAGAGAGTGTTGAagagttttatttctttctctctttttttaaataatttgtgGGGCCCACTAAGGTTATATTAGACTTTTCATACATTTTTGCCTATCAAACTACCATTTTTATCTTCCTTATATAAGAGGTCTACTATTTGAGAATGGCCCTTTATGAGTATTGCCACTTAAAATAACTATGACAagataaactaaaaaaattcaCAGCATATTCAGCAATTAAATAAATGCATCAAGCCATGTGCTTCACAATTAAATAGATCCCACCGGTCAGCAACTATATGCTGTGAATTTTGCTATCAGCCTATGCCTATGCCTATGCCTATCacaacattttattttatttataactaATTCGCCTTGTAgttaatgaaatttatttaaagTTACTGGAAAAATTAGTTAGAATTTCAAGACACGTTTAGTTTTCCATTTCTTGAGCTAATCGAACAATCTTAGAAATATACGAATTCTTGCACGCAATGCTAATATTTAATTCGAGATTATGACTTGTAAGATAGAGAAGGTTTGAGAATACTcttgaaataataaatatttgaagAATTTAAAGATACCCGAATATAAtgaatatttactttaatttttcGAGAAGAATATTTTGATGTTGTATTTCAAATATTCAAAAGTATTTTTCACTATAATAcctcataaataattactaaaTCGTCAAATTTACgaattacataaaaaaacaaatcttGATTTATTATCATTATATCTTagtttcaaataaattaataaaagaatagTTTAAACTCTAATATTTATGTAATCCGTAAATTTAATGATTTCAAGAATAACGAataaaaaatagggttaatagtgttttatgtcccgaactttcagcattttctataaaatatctcgaacttttattttctcctaaaaaacccgaacttttaatttattctacaaaatgtcccgctatacaaaattcgatgacggaaagatgataaaaaaaattacaaacttTCGGCGTTTTTCA
The genomic region above belongs to Salvia miltiorrhiza cultivar Shanhuang (shh) chromosome 5, IMPLAD_Smil_shh, whole genome shotgun sequence and contains:
- the LOC131026166 gene encoding uncharacterized protein LOC131026166; this encodes MSTNSSPSKSTVEGELPNSLLPQTKCDSKRRPPPKSAADEESATAEEETTAAEDEVLAPANEPHPPPRFTWARPLMQGYKGRINQYVRDEVVEHVRLTLEEVGGEEAIERFKEGPFGHFLDLRIGNSANNALHELMAHELEDATFSEQERWFHIGGTDIVFTAPNIKGKT